Proteins co-encoded in one Rhodopirellula bahusiensis genomic window:
- a CDS encoding DUF1501 domain-containing protein — translation MTNPENLSVQGRRLLDRRSFLGTAGLSTAGLGLASLLQSDGLLASDVGTAGGKTPIRPSIDPNNPYLPRKAHFEAPAKQVLVIFCPGAVSHVDTFDYKPALTKLHGQKPPGIPAVTFEGPTGNIAKPFWDFKPRGESGKMVSDLLPHLAEQVDDFCFLHSLNTDTSAHPQGENFLNTGFTMEGFPSFGSWVTYALGTENQELPSFVAINDPRGLARSGKNNFGNGFLPAAFQGTDFNAKNPPNNLHRPSGLSPAADHATVDLLQRLNAKHLELYPGDANLAGRIASYELAGKMQTSVPDAMDLSGETAATLKAYGVEGGSALRGEYAKNCLLARRLIEKGVRVVQLFNGSDPAGGNGITNWDSHSNIAKTHAMQAEIMDQPTAAMIADMRQRGLLENTLVVWATEFGRMPFLQSNGTGRDHNPDAFTCFLTGAGVKKGFSYGESDEFGFKAAVNPTSVYDFNASLLHLMGLDHERLTFYHNGLERRLTNVHGSVIHDVMA, via the coding sequence ATGACAAATCCAGAGAACCTCTCCGTTCAAGGTCGCCGGTTGCTCGATCGACGCAGCTTCCTCGGCACTGCGGGACTATCAACCGCCGGGCTCGGCCTTGCTAGTCTGTTGCAGTCGGATGGACTGCTCGCGTCGGACGTCGGAACTGCCGGCGGCAAGACACCCATCCGACCGTCGATCGATCCGAACAATCCTTACCTGCCGCGAAAAGCCCATTTCGAAGCGCCCGCGAAACAAGTGCTGGTGATTTTCTGCCCTGGTGCGGTCAGTCACGTCGACACGTTCGATTACAAACCGGCGCTCACGAAACTGCATGGGCAAAAGCCACCGGGTATTCCCGCGGTCACGTTTGAAGGCCCGACCGGAAACATTGCCAAACCGTTCTGGGATTTCAAACCACGTGGCGAATCCGGCAAAATGGTCTCGGACTTGTTGCCACACTTGGCGGAACAGGTCGACGACTTTTGCTTCCTGCATTCGCTCAACACCGACACCAGCGCCCACCCACAAGGCGAAAACTTCCTGAACACCGGGTTCACGATGGAAGGCTTCCCGTCGTTTGGTTCCTGGGTGACCTATGCACTCGGCACCGAGAACCAAGAGCTTCCCTCCTTCGTTGCGATCAATGACCCGCGAGGGTTGGCTCGAAGTGGCAAAAACAACTTCGGCAATGGATTCTTGCCCGCGGCCTTCCAAGGCACGGACTTCAACGCCAAGAACCCGCCCAACAATCTGCATCGTCCAAGTGGCCTTTCCCCCGCCGCGGATCACGCGACGGTTGATTTGCTACAGCGTCTCAACGCAAAGCATTTGGAACTTTATCCGGGCGACGCCAACTTGGCTGGTCGAATCGCAAGTTACGAGCTGGCGGGAAAAATGCAGACGTCCGTCCCTGATGCGATGGACCTTTCCGGCGAAACGGCAGCAACGCTGAAGGCTTATGGCGTTGAAGGCGGCAGCGCACTGCGAGGGGAATACGCGAAGAACTGCCTCTTGGCTCGTCGCTTGATCGAGAAAGGTGTCCGAGTCGTGCAGTTGTTCAACGGCAGCGATCCTGCGGGCGGCAATGGCATCACAAACTGGGACTCTCATTCCAACATCGCTAAGACGCATGCGATGCAGGCTGAGATCATGGACCAACCAACCGCAGCAATGATTGCGGACATGCGTCAACGTGGTCTGCTCGAAAACACTTTGGTCGTTTGGGCGACGGAGTTTGGACGGATGCCGTTCTTGCAGTCCAACGGTACGGGACGAGATCACAACCCGGATGCGTTCACGTGCTTCCTCACTGGTGCCGGCGTCAAAAAGGGATTCAGCTACGGCGAGAGCGATGAGTTCGGATTCAAAGCTGCCGTGAACCCAA